The Thermocrinis ruber genome has a window encoding:
- a CDS encoding ADP-ribose-binding protein, which yields MQIEVIKGSILEVDADVIVNPANSLGLMGGGVAGVIKRFGGEEIEKEAVQKAPIPVGSAVLTTAGKLKFKGVIHAPTMEKPAMESSEEKVRKAVRASLELADSLGFETLAMPGMGTGVGGLPKELSAKAMLEEIKNFKPKSLKKVILVDIDPEMVQAWQKNL from the coding sequence ATGCAAATAGAAGTAATCAAGGGTAGCATCCTTGAGGTGGATGCGGATGTGATCGTCAATCCTGCCAACTCCTTGGGACTTATGGGTGGTGGTGTGGCGGGTGTGATAAAGCGGTTTGGAGGAGAGGAGATAGAAAAGGAGGCGGTGCAAAAGGCACCTATACCAGTTGGCTCTGCAGTGCTTACCACCGCAGGCAAGCTAAAATTCAAGGGCGTAATCCACGCGCCCACCATGGAAAAGCCCGCCATGGAAAGCTCGGAGGAAAAGGTGAGGAAGGCGGTGAGGGCAAGCTTGGAGTTGGCGGACAGTTTGGGCTTTGAGACCTTGGCGATGCCCGGAATGGGCACGGGTGTGGGCGGACTTCCCAAGGAACTCTCCGCAAAGGCAATGCTTGAGGAAATAAAAAACTTCAAACCCAAGAGCCTAAAAAAGGTCATTCTGGTAGATATAGACCCGGAGATGGTTCAAGCTTGGCAGAAAAATCTTTGA
- the flhA gene encoding flagellar biosynthesis protein FlhA encodes MNITQGWVLLAFVVILGAIILPIPALLLDVLLALSITFSLTVLTLTAFIKEPLELSAFPSILLLGTLLRLSLNIAAARRILLYGHEGTSAAGHIIEGFGKFVVGGDVVVGLVVFLIFIVINFVVITRGAERISEVAARFTLDAMPGKQMSIDADLNAGLISEEEARRRRAQLEQEASFYGAMDGASKFIRGDAIAALIILFLSLVGGLIVGIVLKGMPFSEAISTYTLLTVGEGLASQIPALMLSTSAGIVVTKSSSKDPLGNVLLQEFSKEPRVFLFSSALLVFIGLIPGFPKVPFFFMAGLLGGLYYLLKRSLQERELKELEKLLVEQKKPTEKTEEEIITQPETLAFEIGYGLVPLVDESQGGDLPERIKSMRKQIAREFGVVVPLVHIRDNLTLRPYQYRILIRGLEVSSYEVMPNRYLAIDLGNVKGSIEGVETHEPAFNLKAYWITEDMREKAQRLGYMVVDVSTAIITHLSEVIKRNLHEILGRGEVIDLVENLTRKHPKAMQGLVPDVIPISILHRTLQNLLSEGIPINDLLTIVETLADYVEQTKDPDLLTEYVRQRLAKRITRLYLTDNVLYALILSPRLEAKLSAYLQEGKEEEFLDLLINKIYPKLNSEISKFVQYQAKPVLITVTNLRRHIKKVLSAYLPQLAVLSYNELDRQVNLKVLGVVDED; translated from the coding sequence ATGAACATTACCCAGGGATGGGTGCTTTTGGCTTTTGTGGTGATATTGGGTGCCATAATTTTGCCCATTCCTGCCCTACTTCTTGATGTGCTTTTGGCATTAAGTATAACTTTTTCTTTGACGGTTTTAACGCTTACCGCCTTTATAAAGGAGCCTTTGGAACTTTCAGCCTTTCCTTCCATACTGCTTTTGGGAACACTCCTTAGGCTATCTTTAAACATTGCCGCAGCAAGAAGGATTCTGCTTTACGGTCACGAGGGTACCTCTGCCGCGGGGCACATAATAGAAGGTTTTGGTAAGTTTGTTGTGGGTGGGGATGTGGTGGTGGGTTTGGTGGTGTTTTTGATCTTCATAGTCATAAACTTTGTGGTTATTACAAGGGGTGCGGAGAGGATCTCAGAGGTGGCAGCGAGATTTACCTTGGACGCCATGCCCGGAAAGCAGATGAGCATAGACGCGGACCTAAACGCCGGCCTGATCTCCGAGGAAGAAGCCCGTAGGAGAAGGGCACAGTTAGAGCAGGAGGCATCCTTTTACGGTGCCATGGACGGTGCCAGCAAGTTCATAAGAGGAGACGCCATCGCAGCATTGATAATACTCTTTTTGAGCTTGGTAGGTGGTCTTATAGTAGGCATAGTCCTTAAAGGCATGCCTTTTTCTGAGGCTATCTCTACCTATACCTTGCTAACGGTGGGCGAAGGTCTTGCAAGCCAAATACCCGCTTTGATGCTTTCCACTTCTGCAGGTATAGTGGTAACAAAGTCCTCCTCCAAGGATCCGCTGGGAAATGTTCTGCTTCAGGAGTTTTCCAAAGAGCCCAGGGTGTTCCTCTTCTCTTCCGCTCTGTTGGTGTTTATAGGACTCATTCCGGGATTTCCTAAGGTTCCCTTCTTCTTCATGGCTGGGCTTTTAGGAGGACTTTACTATCTGCTGAAAAGGAGCCTTCAGGAAAGGGAGCTAAAAGAGTTGGAAAAGCTTTTGGTGGAACAGAAAAAGCCAACTGAAAAGACCGAGGAGGAGATCATCACACAACCGGAGACCCTTGCCTTTGAGATAGGCTATGGGCTTGTGCCCTTGGTGGATGAGTCTCAGGGCGGAGACCTTCCGGAGAGGATAAAATCCATGAGAAAGCAGATAGCCCGAGAGTTTGGTGTGGTGGTTCCTTTGGTGCATATAAGGGACAACCTAACCCTCAGACCCTATCAATACAGAATACTCATAAGGGGGCTTGAAGTCAGTAGCTACGAGGTAATGCCAAACAGATACTTGGCAATAGACTTGGGGAATGTGAAAGGGAGCATTGAGGGTGTGGAAACCCACGAGCCTGCCTTCAACTTAAAAGCCTACTGGATCACAGAGGACATGAGAGAAAAGGCTCAAAGGCTGGGCTATATGGTGGTGGATGTAAGCACCGCCATAATTACGCATCTTTCTGAAGTAATAAAGAGAAACCTTCATGAGATCCTCGGTAGGGGTGAGGTTATAGACCTGGTGGAGAACCTCACCAGGAAGCATCCAAAAGCTATGCAGGGGCTCGTGCCGGACGTTATACCCATCTCTATCCTACACAGAACATTGCAGAACCTTTTAAGCGAGGGCATCCCAATAAACGACCTTCTAACTATAGTGGAAACCTTGGCAGACTATGTGGAACAGACAAAGGACCCAGACCTGCTTACTGAATATGTCAGGCAGAGGCTTGCAAAGAGGATCACAAGGCTATATTTAACGGACAATGTCCTTTACGCACTGATACTCTCTCCCAGATTGGAGGCAAAGCTCAGTGCATACTTGCAAGAGGGAAAGGAGGAGGAATTCCTTGACCTGCTTATAAACAAAATATATCCCAAGCTAAACTCAGAAATTTCAAAGTTTGTCCAATACCAAGCCAAACCAGTGTTGATAACCGTCACGAACCTGAGAAGGCACATCAAAAAAGTCCTGTCCGCATACCTCCCTCAACTTGCGGTTTTATCTTATAATGAACTTGACAGACAGGTAAACTTAAAAGTTCTGGGTGTCGTAGATGAAGATTAA
- a CDS encoding flagellar biosynthesis protein FlhF — protein MKIKKLVVNSLQEAVEEVRNLYGPDATILSTRIIKKRLIPFLPFISRSQLEVTIGIPDTEDFSNHLKSQESVYEEINKLKESLREVVELVKKQKVEPPEETKPIESEYSLRALNLMNKLINKGVARDVAKAIIDAGCGYDYELKRLDLKGETYESLKMGLESTLNLVRDFESSLQDFKIIALVGPTGVGKTTTVAKLAYYIKELGKKVGVITIDSYRVGAVQQLKTFISIMELPFRTADTPQRLRECIGELSSMDVVLVDTGGRSHYDDIKVKELVPFFNKLPTLEIYFTVSANMDERVMAEALERFSVLPIKGLIFTKMDETLYHGYVLNLAYRTKLPILCWTTGQRVPKDLVMANYEYLTKLFLKVEE, from the coding sequence ATGAAGATTAAAAAATTGGTGGTGAACTCCCTTCAGGAGGCAGTGGAGGAGGTGAGAAATCTCTACGGACCAGATGCTACCATACTATCCACAAGGATCATAAAGAAAAGGCTTATACCCTTTCTGCCCTTTATCTCCCGTTCTCAATTAGAAGTTACCATAGGCATCCCGGACACAGAAGATTTTTCTAACCATCTCAAAAGCCAAGAGAGTGTCTATGAAGAGATCAACAAACTAAAAGAAAGCCTAAGGGAAGTGGTTGAATTAGTCAAAAAGCAAAAGGTAGAGCCTCCAGAGGAAACAAAACCTATAGAAAGCGAATACTCTCTAAGGGCGCTAAATCTTATGAACAAACTTATAAACAAAGGTGTTGCAAGGGATGTGGCAAAGGCAATCATTGACGCAGGGTGTGGGTATGACTACGAGCTAAAGCGTTTGGACCTAAAGGGAGAAACATACGAATCCTTAAAGATGGGTCTTGAAAGCACCCTGAATTTGGTTAGGGATTTTGAAAGTTCCCTACAGGATTTTAAGATCATAGCCCTGGTGGGTCCAACAGGTGTGGGAAAAACTACCACAGTGGCAAAGCTCGCCTATTACATAAAGGAGCTTGGAAAAAAGGTGGGTGTTATAACCATAGACAGCTACAGGGTGGGTGCAGTTCAACAGTTAAAAACATTTATTAGCATTATGGAATTGCCCTTCAGAACCGCAGACACTCCCCAAAGATTAAGAGAATGCATAGGAGAGCTTTCCTCCATGGATGTTGTACTTGTGGATACCGGTGGAAGGAGCCATTACGATGACATAAAGGTAAAGGAACTGGTACCCTTCTTTAACAAACTGCCCACCTTGGAAATATACTTTACAGTAAGCGCCAACATGGACGAAAGGGTTATGGCGGAAGCGCTGGAAAGGTTTAGTGTATTGCCCATAAAAGGGTTAATATTCACAAAGATGGACGAAACACTCTACCATGGCTATGTTCTGAACCTTGCTTACCGCACCAAACTGCCCATACTCTGCTGGACAACTGGACAGCGTGTTCCTAAGGATCTGGTAATGGCAAACTATGAATACCTTACTAAGCTTTTTCTGAAGGTGGAAGAGTAA
- a CDS encoding MinD/ParA family protein has translation MELQTMPLKVLEGKEKPTGYISVASGKGGVGKTIITINIGRILYSNGKKVLLIDGDLGLSNIHLMLGITPPKNLYHFFTGSASLEEVVIPVEEGFDFISSGSGIRELVNMPFGKLKTLIQRLQDFAEGRYDWVIFDTPPGIHSDTIAIVSSSQIPILITTPEPTAIADAYGLIKVINSEEGMKEFFLIVNKVSSEEEGKKVYESIRLVCQKFTTAEPKYAGSIKYHPKLIRNIIGQNPFNDELIKELTRILNRLSLVQAKPKVSFWERLLAKLKRSI, from the coding sequence ATGGAACTGCAAACCATGCCTCTGAAGGTTTTGGAAGGGAAGGAGAAACCTACAGGCTATATATCCGTTGCCAGCGGAAAGGGTGGCGTAGGAAAGACAATAATTACCATAAACATAGGAAGGATCCTTTACTCTAACGGCAAAAAGGTTCTACTTATAGATGGAGACCTTGGGCTGAGCAACATACATCTAATGCTTGGTATAACTCCACCCAAAAACCTCTATCACTTCTTTACAGGAAGTGCTTCCCTTGAAGAAGTAGTTATTCCCGTAGAGGAGGGTTTTGACTTCATCTCAAGTGGCAGTGGTATAAGGGAGTTGGTAAATATGCCCTTTGGCAAGCTAAAGACCTTAATTCAAAGGCTTCAGGACTTTGCAGAAGGGCGCTACGATTGGGTCATCTTTGATACGCCACCTGGCATACACTCAGACACCATAGCCATAGTTTCCTCCTCCCAAATACCCATACTGATCACAACGCCAGAGCCCACCGCTATAGCTGATGCCTACGGTCTTATAAAGGTGATAAACTCAGAAGAGGGTATGAAGGAGTTTTTCTTGATTGTCAATAAAGTATCCTCAGAGGAGGAAGGTAAAAAGGTATATGAAAGCATAAGGCTTGTGTGTCAAAAATTCACCACCGCAGAACCAAAGTACGCAGGTAGTATAAAGTACCATCCAAAGCTGATAAGGAACATAATAGGACAAAATCCTTTCAACGACGAGCTTATAAAAGAACTAACCAGAATATTAAACAGGCTTTCCTTGGTGCAAGCAAAGCCAAAGGTGAGCTTTTGGGAAAGACTTTTGGCAAAGTTAAAAAGAAGCATTTAA
- a CDS encoding RNA methyltransferase — protein sequence MLNHNVFIALLHFPAMDREGRAIITSFTTMDLHDIARPARAYEINTFYIVQPVDAQRAVIKKQIEYWSSEEGLKTNPTRAETVKLVQLAYNLEEVIEDIQNRRGRKPKLVGTDARTYPNTVSYEFLKREIEKRQEDFLILFGTGYGIPPDLMNTFDYILEPIYGAGDWNHLSVRNACAIILDRLFSKNRC from the coding sequence ATGCTCAATCACAATGTGTTCATTGCACTTCTACATTTTCCTGCTATGGATAGAGAGGGGAGAGCAATAATAACCTCCTTTACCACCATGGACCTGCACGATATAGCAAGACCAGCCAGAGCCTATGAAATAAACACCTTTTACATAGTCCAGCCAGTAGATGCCCAAAGGGCTGTGATAAAAAAACAGATAGAGTATTGGTCTTCTGAAGAGGGTCTAAAGACCAACCCAACGAGGGCAGAAACGGTTAAGCTTGTTCAGCTCGCTTACAACTTGGAGGAAGTTATAGAGGATATACAAAACAGGAGAGGAAGAAAGCCAAAGCTTGTGGGTACGGACGCAAGAACCTATCCAAACACTGTAAGCTATGAGTTTTTAAAAAGGGAGATAGAAAAAAGACAGGAGGACTTTTTAATCCTCTTTGGTACAGGTTATGGCATTCCCCCAGACCTTATGAACACCTTTGACTACATACTGGAGCCTATTTACGGTGCAGGAGATTGGAACCACCTTTCGGTGAGAAACGCCTGCGCCATAATACTGGATAGACTTTTTAGTAAAAACAGGTGCTGA
- the mraY gene encoding phospho-N-acetylmuramoyl-pentapeptide-transferase, with protein MLYHLSFYLKDFFFGFNVFKYITFRSFLAILLAFFLTLLLTPIFLKKLKALQRLFKGYVREYAPEGHTVKKLVPNMGGLVILISVLLSSLLLMRLDLAYFWVISFCILGFGLIGLWDDYTKLKNKKGISAKAKFSAQVLVASLTALALYKFTEVGTKLYFPLFKNLQIDLGLFYIPFAVLVIVATSNAVNLTDGLDGLAVGPVMTTAASLGIIAYAVGHANIAKYLNIPYVPYAGDLTVLCFAIVGAGLGFLWFNAYPAQLFMGDVGALALGAGLGVIALVAKAELILPIAGGIFVFETLSVILQVAYFKLTKGKRLFKMAPFHHHLELSGIPEPKIVVRLWIVSILLSVLAVATLKLR; from the coding sequence ATGCTATATCATCTCTCCTTCTATCTAAAGGATTTCTTTTTTGGCTTTAACGTTTTCAAATACATAACTTTTAGGTCCTTCTTGGCTATACTGCTTGCCTTCTTTCTAACCCTACTGCTAACGCCCATTTTCCTAAAGAAGCTGAAAGCCCTTCAAAGACTTTTTAAGGGCTATGTGCGGGAATACGCACCGGAGGGACACACCGTCAAAAAACTGGTTCCCAATATGGGTGGATTGGTGATACTTATATCCGTCCTTCTGTCCTCCCTCCTTCTCATGAGGCTGGACCTTGCTTACTTTTGGGTGATCTCCTTTTGTATTCTCGGTTTTGGGCTCATAGGTCTTTGGGACGACTATACCAAGCTAAAGAACAAAAAGGGTATATCCGCAAAGGCTAAGTTCTCCGCCCAGGTTCTTGTGGCATCCCTTACAGCCCTCGCCCTCTATAAATTTACAGAGGTTGGTACAAAGCTTTACTTTCCTCTTTTTAAAAACCTTCAGATAGACCTGGGGCTTTTTTATATACCCTTTGCGGTTTTGGTGATTGTAGCCACATCTAACGCGGTAAATCTCACCGATGGGCTTGATGGGCTTGCAGTTGGACCTGTTATGACCACCGCCGCATCCTTGGGTATAATAGCCTACGCAGTAGGACACGCAAACATTGCCAAGTATTTAAACATTCCCTATGTGCCCTATGCGGGAGACCTTACAGTTCTGTGTTTTGCCATAGTGGGTGCTGGACTTGGCTTTTTGTGGTTCAACGCTTATCCAGCCCAGCTATTCATGGGGGATGTGGGTGCCTTAGCCCTTGGTGCAGGACTTGGGGTAATAGCCCTCGTAGCAAAGGCAGAACTCATTCTGCCCATAGCGGGAGGGATCTTTGTTTTTGAAACCCTGAGCGTGATCCTCCAGGTGGCATACTTCAAACTTACAAAGGGCAAAAGACTCTTCAAAATGGCACCCTTCCACCACCATTTGGAGCTTTCGGGCATTCCAGAACCCAAAATCGTAGTTAGGCTCTGGATAGTCTCCATTCTGCTCAGCGTCTTGGCGGTGGCAACCCTAAAGCTGAGATAA
- a CDS encoding shikimate kinase, with product MKPTRIFLVGFMCSGKSTVGKLLADKLGYTFWDIDQVIEEREGKSIEEIFKSKGEEYFRNLERNVLEEFLEKERVVVSTGGGLGANPTAMEKMKSAGLVVWLDLDFETFLQRCAHQEGRPLLKRGLDYLRVLMEEREKVYRLAHIRLKADKPPDALVEGLLSQL from the coding sequence ATGAAACCCACCCGCATTTTTTTGGTAGGTTTTATGTGCAGTGGAAAAAGCACAGTGGGAAAGCTATTGGCGGACAAGCTTGGCTATACCTTTTGGGACATAGACCAAGTTATAGAGGAGAGGGAGGGTAAAAGCATAGAAGAGATATTTAAAAGTAAAGGAGAGGAGTACTTCAGAAACCTTGAAAGAAATGTGTTAGAGGAGTTTTTGGAAAAGGAAAGGGTTGTGGTTAGCACGGGTGGAGGGCTTGGAGCGAACCCTACTGCTATGGAAAAAATGAAGTCTGCAGGCTTGGTGGTATGGCTGGATTTGGATTTTGAAACCTTTTTGCAAAGGTGTGCCCACCAAGAGGGTAGACCTCTTTTGAAGAGAGGGTTGGATTATCTAAGGGTCTTAATGGAGGAGAGGGAAAAGGTTTATAGGCTAGCACATATTAGACTGAAAGCGGACAAACCGCCCGATGCTTTAGTAGAAGGGCTCTTATCTCAGCTTTAG
- a CDS encoding polyprenyl synthetase family protein, with translation MEGENILIDWKERIERKLQEFLEGIEPPILQSAMAYYPLQGGKRLRPLIVCAVAVALGGDLEDAITVGCSVEFIHNYSLIHDDMPPLDNDQYRRGKPTCHVVFGEDLALLAGDALLTLAFEVLSDKNNFRTLEAGRLLLMIKLLSEKAGAKGMVGGQVMDVRKLGELEHISLKKTAELFSACFMLGGLIAKRDDLVNDLERVGMNFGLLFQMCDDYKDKDGFYQKFGEGLKDLIEAKGQEVASHLEALGLLTAQMQAILKSFL, from the coding sequence TTGGAAGGTGAAAATATTCTTATAGACTGGAAGGAGAGGATAGAGAGAAAGCTACAGGAATTTCTTGAAGGTATCGAACCACCAATTTTACAGTCCGCTATGGCATATTATCCCCTTCAGGGAGGCAAAAGATTAAGACCATTGATCGTGTGTGCAGTGGCTGTGGCCCTTGGTGGAGACCTTGAGGATGCTATAACCGTGGGTTGTTCGGTGGAGTTCATTCATAACTACTCCCTGATACACGATGACATGCCCCCTTTGGACAACGACCAATACAGAAGAGGAAAGCCCACATGCCATGTGGTCTTTGGAGAGGATTTGGCGCTTCTTGCGGGTGATGCCCTGCTAACCTTAGCCTTTGAGGTGCTCTCTGATAAAAATAACTTTAGAACCTTAGAGGCAGGCAGGCTTCTTTTGATGATAAAGCTTCTTAGCGAAAAGGCGGGTGCCAAGGGTATGGTGGGTGGGCAGGTGATGGATGTTAGAAAATTGGGAGAACTTGAACATATAAGCCTTAAAAAGACCGCAGAGCTTTTTTCCGCCTGTTTTATGTTGGGAGGTTTGATCGCAAAGAGGGATGATCTTGTCAATGATTTGGAAAGGGTAGGCATGAACTTTGGGCTTCTCTTTCAGATGTGCGATGACTACAAAGATAAAGACGGCTTTTATCAAAAGTTTGGTGAAGGATTAAAGGACCTGATAGAAGCAAAAGGGCAAGAGGTGGCATCTCACCTTGAAGCCTTGGGCTTGCTTACTGCACAGATGCAAGCCATTTTAAAGAGTTTCCTATGA